One region of Daphnia pulicaria isolate SC F1-1A chromosome 7, SC_F0-13Bv2, whole genome shotgun sequence genomic DNA includes:
- the LOC124350814 gene encoding 40S ribosomal protein S14a produces MAPRKGKVQKEEAVVTLGPQVREGETVFGVAHIFASFNDTFVHVTDLSGRETLARVTGGMKVKADRDEASPYAAMLAAQDVAEKCKLLGITALHIKLRATGGNRTKTPGPGAQSALRALARAGMKIGRIEDVTPIPSDSTRRKGGRRGRRL; encoded by the exons ATGGCTCCCCGTAAAGGAAAAGTTCAGAAAGAGGAAGCCGTCGTTACTTTGGGACCCCAAGTACGTGAAGGAGAGACCGTTTTCGGAGTTGCTCACATCTTCGCATCCTTCAACGACACTTTTGTCCATGTTACCGACTTGTCTGGAAG GGAAACCCTTGCCCGTGTTACTGGTGGTATGAAGGTGAAGGCTGATCGTGATGAAGCTTCTCCCTATGCTGCTATGTTGGCTGCTCAG GATGTTGCTGAAAAGTGCAAACTGTTGGGCATAACTGCTCTGCACATCAAGCTTCGCGCAACCGGCGGTAACAGGACCAAGACTCCAGGACCCGGTGCCCAGTCAGCTCTCCGTGCTTTGGCCCGTGCGGGTATGAAGATCGGCCGAATTGAAGATGTTACACCTATCCCTTCGGACTCTACTCGCAGGAAGGGTGGTCGTCGCGGTCGCCGTTTGTAG
- the LOC124350765 gene encoding eukaryotic translation initiation factor 4E-like isoform X1, with protein MAADMEETTQTEQSQPSVVTQSVGETEETCVDSDMLIKHPLQNQWTLWFFKPDRAKGWEENQREVIHFDTIEDFWSTHNHIKSASELSAGCDYSLFKAGIKPMWEDPRNNNGGRWLISLDKKQRSSELDNYWLEVILCLIGEAFEESSEDICGAVVNIRPKGDKLSVWTADCTNRDGIMKIGQKLKERLGIQVKGSIVYEAHNDSMKKSGSVAKFRYTV; from the exons ATGGCCGCCGATATGGAAGAGACTACTCAAACG GAACAAAGCCAACCTTCAGTTGTCACTCAAAGTGTGGGTGAGACAGAGGAAACTTGTGTGGACTCAGACATGTTGATCAAACACCCCCTTCAAAATCAGTGGACTTTGTGGTTCTTCAAACCAGACAGAGCCAAGGGATGGGAAGAGAACCAGCGTGAAGTCATTCACTTTGATACCATTGAAGACTTTTGGTC CACGCACAATCACATCAAATCAGCTAGTGAGCTCTCTGCAGGCTGTGATTACTCATTGTTCAAAGCTGGAATCAAGCCCATGTGGGAGGACCCTAGAAATAACAACGGTGGCCGGTGGCTCATCAGTTTGGACAAGAAACAGAGATCTTCTGAATTGGACAACTATTGGCTTGAAGTG ATACTGTGTCTGATTGGTGAGGCATTTGAGGAATCCAGTGAAGACATTTGTGGAGCTGTGGTCAACATTCGGCCAAAGGGAGACAAACTAAGTGTTTGGACAGCAGACTGCACTAACCGTGATGGCATAATGAAAATTGGCCAGAAACTTAAAGAGAGGCTTGGCATTCAAGTGAAGGGATCTATTGTTTATGAGGCTCACAATGATAGCATGAAAAAGTCTGGATCTGTTGCTAAGTTCAGATACACTGTTTAA
- the LOC124350765 gene encoding eukaryotic translation initiation factor 4E-like isoform X2 — translation MPEQSQPSVVTQSVGETEETCVDSDMLIKHPLQNQWTLWFFKPDRAKGWEENQREVIHFDTIEDFWSTHNHIKSASELSAGCDYSLFKAGIKPMWEDPRNNNGGRWLISLDKKQRSSELDNYWLEVILCLIGEAFEESSEDICGAVVNIRPKGDKLSVWTADCTNRDGIMKIGQKLKERLGIQVKGSIVYEAHNDSMKKSGSVAKFRYTV, via the exons ATGCCG GAACAAAGCCAACCTTCAGTTGTCACTCAAAGTGTGGGTGAGACAGAGGAAACTTGTGTGGACTCAGACATGTTGATCAAACACCCCCTTCAAAATCAGTGGACTTTGTGGTTCTTCAAACCAGACAGAGCCAAGGGATGGGAAGAGAACCAGCGTGAAGTCATTCACTTTGATACCATTGAAGACTTTTGGTC CACGCACAATCACATCAAATCAGCTAGTGAGCTCTCTGCAGGCTGTGATTACTCATTGTTCAAAGCTGGAATCAAGCCCATGTGGGAGGACCCTAGAAATAACAACGGTGGCCGGTGGCTCATCAGTTTGGACAAGAAACAGAGATCTTCTGAATTGGACAACTATTGGCTTGAAGTG ATACTGTGTCTGATTGGTGAGGCATTTGAGGAATCCAGTGAAGACATTTGTGGAGCTGTGGTCAACATTCGGCCAAAGGGAGACAAACTAAGTGTTTGGACAGCAGACTGCACTAACCGTGATGGCATAATGAAAATTGGCCAGAAACTTAAAGAGAGGCTTGGCATTCAAGTGAAGGGATCTATTGTTTATGAGGCTCACAATGATAGCATGAAAAAGTCTGGATCTGTTGCTAAGTTCAGATACACTGTTTAA